One genomic segment of Panicum virgatum strain AP13 chromosome 2N, P.virgatum_v5, whole genome shotgun sequence includes these proteins:
- the LOC120662447 gene encoding zinc finger BED domain-containing protein RICESLEEPER 2-like yields the protein MTVTVDNASANDNGVAVLRRQLQGTNIAGGKYLHMRCAAHIINLIVQDGLKEVDLSVKRVRAAIKWVKNGTSRLVKFKEIAEEEKVESKAFLKLDVPTRWNYTYLMLKSAIAYEKVFTRLAEDDYTYVIDLSEEREGPGHPDEADWGRAKKMADFLEHFHDLTVRVSSSLHVTSNTFFQEIGEVHLLIQSWMNSTNNLQVSMGKRMKDKFDKYWGVWHTNKEQEQETESERDSERRGRGKGKAKEKEKENINLLIFIAAILDPRYKLSLYTKLTVEEIFGEERGQLVWAAIKSCLRELFDEYRQIHAPSEVQTEVNDPNQSSGTRQGMLAEKIAKRMRMESGSSNTTKSELDKYLSEDSEDRNKKIDILHKWTYFR from the exons ATGACTGTCACTGTTGATAATGCTAGTGCTAATGACAATGGTGTGGCTGTTTTGAGGAGACAGCTGCAGGGAACCAACATAGCTGGTGGCAAGTATTTGCACATGAGGTGTGCTGCACACATCATTAACCTCATTGTGCAAGATGGATTGAAAGAAGTTGACCTCTCTGTGAAGCGTGTCAGGGCTGCTATTAAATGGGTTAAGAATGGGACTTCAAGATTGGTAAAGTTTAAGGAAATTGCTGAGGAAGAGAAGGTGGAGAGCAAGGCATTTCTCAAGCTTGATGTCCCAACTAGATGGAACTACACATACCTTATGCTAAAATCTGCAATTGCTTATGAGAAGGTGTTTACAAGGCTTGCTGAAGATGACTACACTTATGTTATTGACCTATCTGAAGAGAGAGAAGGCCCTGGTCACCCTGATGAAGCTGATTGGGGTAGGGCCAAGAAAATGGCAGACTTTCTAGAGCATTTTCATGATCTTACTGTCCGTGTCTCCTCGAGTCTCCATGTCACCTCTAATACATTCTTTCAAGAAATTGGGGAAGTGCATTTGCTGATTCAATCTTGGATGAATAGTACAAATAATCTGCAAGTTTCAATGGGCAAGAGAATGAAAGATAAATTTGACAAGTATTGGGGAGTTTGGCACACCAACAAAGAGCAGGAGCAAGAGACTGAGAGTGAGAGGGATAGTGAGAGAAGGGGTAGGGGGAAGGGAAAAGCaaaggagaaggaaaaggagaacaTTAATTTACTGATTTTTATTGCTGCAATTCTTGATCCAAGATACAAGTTATCTTTGTACACCAAATTGACTGTTGAAGAAATATTTGGTGAGGAAAGAGGACAGCTAGTTTGGGCAGCTATTAAATCTTGTCTCCGTGAGCTGTTTGATGAATATAGGCAAATTCATGCTCCAAGTGAAGTACAAACTGAAGTAAATGATCCCAATCAATCAAGTGGAACTAGACAAGGCATGCTTGCTGAAAAAATTGCAAAGAGGATGAGGATGGAAAGTGGTTCTAGCAACACAACCAAGTCAGAACTTGACAAGTATCTTAGTGAAGATTCAGAGGATAGGAATAAGAAGATTGACATCCTT CACAAGTGGACGTATTTTAGATGA